The following nucleotide sequence is from Thermodesulfobacteriota bacterium.
ATGGTTGGGAAACAGGGCATTTTTGGAGCGGATGGAGAGATTGGTGGAGAAGAGGGATTTAGAAGAGGTTCCATCGGCACAGACTTTTCCCTCACGACCAACAAAACCCGATGTGCTTGAATCCGTTTCGAGAGAATATGGCATAACAGTAGAGGAGTTGGTTGGACGAATGGATCAGGGGGCATATAGGGCGGCGGTTTATCTTTTGCGAAGGGTGGTTAATCTAAGCCTCAAGGGAGTGGCGGAGGAATTTGGAGTATCACCGTCAAGGATATCGAAGATACAAGGTGAGATTCAAAAGGGCATAAAGAGAGATTCAAAACTGCTTAAATTGTTAGAAAGGTATAAGGTCAAGAACTGACCCTATTATACTTCGATCATTTACCCTACGATAAGAAATATTCGATTATTTTATGTGAGTTTGAATACAATTTTGTAGCCTCCCTTACAAAAGTGTAGCTTCTTACTAAATTTGCCTACTTGTTTAATAGGTCACATTTCTACGGATTTGCCCCTTTAAATAAGGCTTTTTAACATCATCCATACCCCGGCTATCCACAACGGCATAAGAATTGCTCAACTTGCCCGAAATACTCTAAAGGAGGATTTATGTATGGAAATCATGAATAAAGCCATCCGGATTCAGTTGCTCGATTTTAAGTCACCTCAAATGCGCGCCTTTCACGTTACTTGGTTCGCCTTTTTCTTGTGTTTCTTCGGCTGGTTTGGTATCGCTCCACTCATGGCCGTTGTCAGAGATGACCTGCATCTCACCAAAACCCAGATTGGGAACACCATAATCGCATCAGTAGCCATTACCATTCTCTTTCGTCTCATCATAGGCCGCCTTTGCGACCGTATAGGGCCTCGCCTGGCGTACACCTGGCTTCTCATCCTCGGATCGTTACCGGTTATGGGAATTGGTCTTTCTAATAGCTACGAAACATTTTTGTTATTCCGATTGGCCATAGGTGCTATCGGCGCTTCCTTTGTGATCACTCAATATCACACCTCGGTCATGTTCGCTCCTAACTGTGTCGGTACGGCTAATGCTACTACGGCGGGTTGGGGCAATTTGGGAGGAGGTGTAACTCAGATGGTGATGCCGCTTATATTCGCAGCCTTCTTGAGTCTGGGAATAGACAAATTTTTGAGTTGGCGTCTCTCCATGGTTGTCCCCGGCGCCCTTCTCTTTCTTACCGGTATTGGATATTACTTTCTTACCCAGGATGCTCCAAACGGCAACTACAAAGAATTGCGTGAGAAAGGCGAGCTTCCACCGGCCAATGATGGCCAACATGGTTCGTTTATGCTTGCGGCCAAGGATTACCGCGTCTGGGCCCTTTTTGTAGTTTATGCCGCTTGCTTTGGGGTGGAGTTAACCATTAACAACATTGCCGCCCTCTACTACTATGACCAATTTAGCCTGGACCTGGAGACTGCCGGGTTGATTGCCAGTCTGTTTGGCCTTATGAATATCTTTGCCCGAACCCTGGGCGGTGTATACTCAGACCGTTTTGCCGCTAAATTTGGGCTAAAGGGTCGGGTCAGCTTGTTATTTGCCGTTTTGTTGCTGGAAGGCCTAGCGCTCATTGTCTTCTCCCAAATGTCCATACTTTTTACAGCCGTCACCTCTATGATCGTGTTCAGTTTGTTCGTGCAGATGTCCGAGGGTGCAACCTACGGAGTGGTTCCATTCGTGAATAAAAAAGCCTTGGGGTCGGTAGCCGGTATCGTAGGCGCTGGTGGCAATGCCGGGGCGGTTGCCGCAGGATTTCTCTTCAGGGCAGAGAGCTTGAGCACGCAACAAGGTTTGATGTATCTTGGTATACTAGTCGTCATCGCCTCCGGTTTTGCCTTATTGGTTAGATTCTCGCCAGAGGTGGTAGCAGAGGAGAAAGAGGCGCTACAGCAAGCCTTGGCTCAAAGGGCGGTAGCAAACTAGCTAATAATGCTACGACCGAAGAGCAATATGGCTCAGAGTGTCATTCCGAATTCCTCAACATACTTAGAGCTTGTCCTGAGTGAAACGAAGGAATAAACTCATGTGAGGAAGCTTATGAGAAATCTGACAGAAGTGTAGTGTCATTCCGAACGAACATGAGGAATCTTCAACATTTCATCATTAAGATTTCTTCCCCATTAGATATGAAATTATATCACGGGGTCGAAGTGACAGAAGAAGCGGTAGAAACGGCCTCATTATCCTTGTCATTCCGAGCCTTGTCCCGAACGAATGTGAGGGAGCTTGTGAGGAATCTGACACAAGGTGTCATTCCGAGCGGATGCGAGGAATCTTTTTCTTAGATTTCTCCCGGAGTTTATCCAGCATAGCGAAGGAGTCGAAATGACAATACAGCGGTAATCCTTTTGGCAATCTACAGGGCACTATCACGGTAAAATCTCTTAGAGGAGGATTTTAAGTCTATGTTATCCCTATACAAAGCCTACAGCTTTGCCGTGTTATTAACCTTGTTTTGTTTTATTCATGTCTCCCCAAGCAGGGCATTTGACCTAGAGAGATCGGATATAAGAGTGAGCGGTGGAGTAGACATTAGGCTTAGAAACGAGCTTTGGAGCACCTTTGAAAGAGAGGGAGCAGACACAGACAGAATTTATGATTTCTTTCTCATAAGGGCGCGAGGATTTATCGATATTATCTGGAAGAACCTCACGATTCATGTGATGGGCCAGGGGGTTAAGGCGTTCAACCTCCCGGAAAACGGCGCCTTTGGACCAGGCCCTTTGTACTTTAATGCAAGCGACCAGGACACCGGCCCTGGAAATTTCCAGGTCGTAGAAGCCTACTTACACCTGAAAGATATCCACGGCTTTTATTTAAAAGGCGGACGCATAGGAATCCTGGAAGGCGCTGAGGTGCTTTACGGAGAGCCAAAGATTGACTGGGTTATAAAAGCAAGGCTTTCAGAAAGACTCATCGGCAACTGGGATTGGGTCAATATAGGCAGGAGGTTTGACGGAGGAACTGCCGGCTATGCCAATAAAAATCTTGACCTAAATCTCTTTGGAGCAAACGTTACCTTTGGTGGATATGATTTTGATGATGGATACTGGAAAGACCTCGACACCGTAGTGGTCTTGGGGGGCTCCTTCACCATAAAACAGGACATCGTTGTTCCCAATACACAGTTCAGGGTTTTCAACTATTTCTATTTCGACGACCGCACACCGGCAAGAGATCTAGCCGGTGACGACCTGGAGATTAACACCACCGGGTTAAGCGTCGTAGGGGCCTATAATACTGGCCCCGGCCAGGTGGATTTAATGCTCTGGTTTGCGTTCCAGTTGGGGAATTTTGGAGACCTAGACCAGAAGGCGCTGGCTTTTATTGCCGAGCTGGGTTATCAGTTCATGAGCGCGCCGTGGAAACCTTGGATAAGGGCGGGAATTGCTTATGCCTCCGGGGATGGTGACCCGGATGATTCCGATAACGGTACGTTTTTCAACATGGTGCCTACCAATCATAAATGGTATGGGTACGCCGATGCGGTTGCTTTCATGAACCTGATTAATCCTTATCTCCAATTAATTCTCACTCCACACGAGAAAGTGAGTTTTGCAGTAGACGGGCACTTATTCCGCTTGGCTTCAGACGATGAGTTTTGGATTAGCGGCTCCGGACCGTTTAATAATCAAGCATTTGGATATGTCTTCAACAGGCCGGTTGAAAGAAAAGACATAGAAAAAAATCTTGGAGGTGAAATTGACCTTACTCTGGGTATCAAGCCGGTCAGATTCCTGACCCTAGAAATAGGCTATTCACACTTCTTTGGAGGAAAGGGAGTAGATGCGGTATTCGATAAAGAAGACCAGCTCGATTGGTTTTACGCTCAAGCTACGGTTAATTTTAGTAAATGAACAGAGCTTTGGAACCCCATATACACACCCCTAATTCCCCTCTCAAGAGGGGACTAAAGTGGTGTGTTCCCCGTCTAGAGGAGACTTGCTGTAAAAATCCCCTCTATAGAGGGGTGGCTCGAAGAGCCGGGGTGTGTCTTTTCTGGAGAGGGGTGACTCAGAGAGTCGAACTGTGTCCCCTCTACAGACCTGTCCTGAGCCTGGCCGAAGGAGGGGTATCTCGTAGGGACGGGGTGTGTTACCCGGTCCGGATAAAAGTTACATACACGGCGTTTTGACATTAAACTAGCCTTGCTATAAAATCAGAAAAAAAACGATAACTTGTAGTATCAGGCACCATCACTCCTAATACGCGATGAACCCGACCGTCCAACAGCGGTGCTTCACTTGCTGTGGTTGGCAGGTTACCGCGATTGTTAGTTAAAAAATATGAAATTAAAGAAAATACCACCCGGCACTAAATTGCCAGTCAAGTTTACCCAACGCGAATGGCGTCTCATTCGCGACAAGATATATTATAACCCAGACTTTGCAAAATTAGCTGTTGTGGAAGGCAAAGGGGTCAGAGCTGACCTGTCATTGGGCGACATCGAAGAGATTCAAGGATACGTGGCTTTTGAGGCCAATCATACAAAGAACCTAAAACTTCAAAAGGAACTCGACCGACTCTTTGCCAAGCTGCAAGTCTTTCTGGATAGCTATGACGATCAAAATGAATGAAAACAATATAGACCTATCCGAACCAATGATCCATTCACGAGAGACGCTAGAAAGAAATAGAGTAAAATACCGAAATGGGCTCAGGCCAAAATCTTGGCCAACATTGTCGTTAATGTAAGATTGAGAGCATTTTTGTAGAATTTCTTACAAAAATGTAATTCCTCAGCAATTTCCCTTCCCATTCAATAAACCCCGATCAACACGAATTTTCCCTTCAAATAAAAGCGATTGGCCTCTTTTCGTGTTTAGTCAACCTCTCTGGCATAAGACTTGCCCTAAACACAATCTAACCATAAAGGCACGAAGAAATAAGTCGTCGGTCTTTAGTCATTAGTCCTTCGACAAAAATCATTCGACTGAGCCTGTAGTGAGTCTATCGAACTGCTCACGATGAAGTCTAAAGACTAGCGACCAAAGACTACTTCCTGTCTTAGTGTCTTCGTGGCAAAAATCATGTAAGGAAGATACGGATGGGCTTAAATACCGAGAGGGTCGTCATAGTCGGAAACGGAATGGCCGGCTTAACTGCCCTCCAGGAAATCCTCAGAAAAAAAAAGAAAAATCTCGATATCGTAGTTTTCGGAGACGAACCATATCCCAGTTACAACCGAATTCTCCTCTCCGAAGTCCTCTCCGGCAAGCGAGGTTTTACACAGCTCACTCTCAAGCCCAGGAAATGGTATGAAGAAAATGGAATTCGCCTCTATACCGGAGCCCGGGTCACGGAGGTTGACGCGGGAAAGGGACGAGTCTATACGGAAAGCGGTTCCCTAAAATCCTCCCTCTTTGATCCCCGACTGGATCGGGGATACCCCAGATCCCACGGCTTCTCCTCCCCCTATGACAAACTCCTTCTGGCAACCGGCAGCCTGCCATCTATCCCTCCGATTCAAGGGACCGAGAAAAAGGGCGTTTTTGTATACAGGACAGTGGAGGATGTCTGGGGAATGATGGAGATGGCGCGCTACAAAAAGCGTGCTGTGGTGATAGGAGGAGGGCTTCTAGGGCTTGAGGCAGCCAAGGCTCTCAAGGACAATGGGATGGAGGTTACCGTCGTTCATCTTCTAGACAGACTAATGGAACAGCAGCTCGATTTTACCGCTGCATCTCTTCTCAAGGCACAGCTTGAACGAATGGGGATCAGGATTCTGATGGAACGAGTGACTGAGGAGGTTCTGGGAAACGGTAACGTAACTGGAGTCCGTTTCCGGGACGGAGAAACCGTGGATGCAGACCTGGTTCTCATATGTACCGGCATCCGACCGAATGCAGAACTAGGAAAGAAAGCAGGCTTAATGGTAAATCGCGGAGTTGTAGTAAACGACTACCTTGAAACAAGCAATTCGAACATTTATGCGGTTGGGGAATGCGTCGAGCATCGGGGAAGAACCTACGGACTCTTTGACCCCTTAATAGAGCAGGCACGGATTGTCGCCGATTCCATTGCCGGCGAGGGAGAACTCACTTACGAAGGCTCCCTTGTGTCCGCAGTGCTCAAAGTTGCCGGAATCAATCTAGTTTCTATCGGAAACTTTCTTGGCGGAGAAGGCTTTGATGAAGTTGCATATTCAGACCAGGAATTGGGACTCTACAAAAAGGTTGTTCTACAGAATAACCGGGTTGTCGGCGCCGTCCTTATGGGAGACGTAACAGAATATAGACGGCTCTTTAAGCTCATTAAAGAAGGCACCGAGGTCTCGGGTAGAAGGCAGTCGCTTCTGTGGGGTGAAAATACTTTAGAGACTAATGTAGAGACGACTCGGCGAGTGGTCTCTACGGTAAAATCAGAGGAAGAAACTGCGGTCGAAGAGATAAACGGCGACGTTCCACTAGTCCCAGAAGAGCCTCCGCCACACTACGTAACCGACAACGACAGGCAAAGAGCCAGGGCAAACAAGTGGCTCACCAAGATGGATACCCCGAGAATCAAATCAGAGGGACTGGAAGTGGATTTCGAACGATACCGCCGTGAGGGATTCTCGGTAATTCCCCCAGAGGACTTATACCGCTTGAAGACATACGGGTACTGCAGCCAAAAGCAAGAGGGGTATTTCATGCGACGAATCAGAGTACCCGGAGGGGAAATAACCGCCTCGCAATTGGAACAGGTCGCTCACCTTGCCGAGGAATATGGAGGATGGGTGCACCTGACAACTCGTCACAACATAGAGCTCCATTGGACTCAGGTCGAGAATTCGGAGAAGATTGATAACGCTCTCAAGGATGTTGGGCTCACCACCCGCTCCGCATGCGGTCACACCTTCCGAAACATCACCGCTTGTGAACAGGCTGGAATATGCGAGGACGAAATCATAGATGTACGACCCTGGGTTAAAATCGTCCACAACTACGTGATAGACAACTCTCCCTTCTTGAACAGGAAACTCCCCCGCCGACTAAATGTATATTTTGCCGGGTGCGGGAGCTGCCGCGCCTTCGCCCGACTAAACGACATTGCTTTCGTGGCGGTGTGGGGAAAATATCAGGGCGCAATGATTCCCGGTTTTGAGATATGGGTTGGAGGAAGCCTGGGAGCAAAACCTCACCTGTCCCACAAACTGCTCGACTTCGTCACCCCGGAACAAGCCCTGCCCGCAGTACAAACGATTACAGAAATCTACACCAGGCACGGATATGTCAGAGGAAACGCTAACCCGCGTCTTAAGGTTTTGATCGATGAGTGGGGATTCGACCGTTTCAAAGAGGAATTCCTAAGCCTGTTCAGTTATAGGTCTATTCCCTTGGAGATATCCGAGGTTCTAAATGCCTGCGACTTAGAAAATAAAAATAACGGGTCTATATCAGAAGAGGGAATCTATCCACAACAACAGAAGGGCTATTACCGGGTTGTGGTTCGAGTTCCACTTGGAGAACTGACATCCAAGCAAACGCTGGCCCTATGCCGTCTGTCTTTAGAGTACGGAGATGGGAGGCTTATAGTCACAAAACAGCAAAACCTGGAGCTTCAATGGGTGAAAAAGGAAAAACTACTCAAGCTTCTTAAAGCGCTCAGGGAGATTGGGCTTAGCCCTAAGGGTGCGGGGTCCATCCTGGATGTTCAAGCCTGCTCGGGAACGACATTTTGCATCTGGGGAGTCTCCGATTCGCAGGGAACCGGCGACACGCTCATCAGGCATATAGCAGAAAAGAAATACATGGAAGACGAGGAAGTGAGAAAGATAAGAATCCATATATCCGGATGTCCAAACAGTTGCGCCCAGCATCAGGTAGCGGAGATAGGACTCTCCGGCAGTAATGGAAAATACTTTCTCTATCTGGGCGGCCACATGAACGGAGACGCCAGGGTTGGTACGGTCGTCCGCTCGAATATCGCCCCGGATGAAATCAACCTGACGCTCGACACGATAATCGATCTTTATCTAGGAATGAGAGAAGAAAAAGAGTCCTTTGCGGTTTTCGTAGAGCGGGTCGGCACAGAAAAATTATCGAAGCTTCTAAGTGAGCGATTGGACACGCCAGAAGCCGTGCAAAATCGGGCTAGTTTGGCTGAAAAATCTAAAATCGATCCAGCGGATTCAATTGTAAAGGAATATACCATACGGTTCAAGCTAAACGGCAAGACTACCACTATCAAGGTTTGCCGGAATGAGAAAATACTTCAAAAAGGACTAGATGAAGGCCTTCCCCTACCCTTCAGTTGCCAGCAGGGAAGCTGCGGCACTTGCAAACTAAGAGTAAAAGGCAAATTTCATCAAGGTCAGGTTGAGGGGATTACACCCGAGGAGATAGCCAGCGGCTACGCCCTAATCTGCATGGCCGAACCGAGGGGGGATATGGAAGTGGAAGTATAAAGATTAGCCACAAAGGCACAAAGACACAAAGTTTAAAATCTAAATTTAAAATCTTTTCTTAGTGTCTTCGTGGCTAAAAAACAGGTGAAAGCATGAGCGTTCGTTCGGTTTGTCCATACTGCGGCGTTGGGTGTGGTGTAATCCTTGAAACCCGAAAGGGAAGAGTTTTAAGCGTAAAAGGAGACCCTGATCATCCGGCAAACAGGGGAAAACTCTGTACAAAAGGCATAACGCTCCACAAAACTATACACACGCCAGACAGGTTGACTCAACCCCTCATGCGCAAAACGCGATCAGATTCCTTTCTTCCCGTCTCCTGGGATGGAGCACTGGGCAGAATTGTTGAGACCTTTCACTCATTCATCGATAGCTACGGACCGGGCTCCATTGCCTTTTACATCTCGGGGCAGCTCATGACCGAAGACTACTATGTAGTTAATAAACTGACGAAAGGCTTTCTAAAGGTGAATAACCTTGATTCAAACTCACGTCTCTGCATGTCCTCAGCGGTGATGGGATATAGACGGGCCTTTGGAATTGATGCACCCCCCTGTTCGTACGAGGACATAGACCTTTCAGACTGCATATTCATAATCGGTTCAAACACTGCTTACTGCCATCCGGTTCTATTCACCAGGATCTCGGAAGCAAAAGCCCTTAAGGGAGATAAACTAAAGATAATAGTTGCGGACCCGCGAAGAACGCCAACTGCGAGCATTGCCGATCTATACATCCCTCTTAATCCTGGAACCGACGTCGCCCTGATAAACGGTATGATCCATATTCTCATGAATGAAAGACTCATAGACGAAGAGTTCATATCTTCCAAGACCGAGGGGTTCGAGGAGATAAAGAAAACTTTTGAAAAGTATCCGTCTGAGATAGTATCACAAATATGTGGAATACCTCCCTCTCTGGTCCGCGAAGCGGCATTGGTTTACGGAGAGGCCAATGCCGCTCTAACCTTGTGGGCCATGGGTCTTAACCAGAGCCGTCAGGGAACGGATAAGAACAACGCCGTAATTAACCTGTCCCTGGTTACAGGAAACATCGGCAGACCCGGTGCAGGGCCGTTTTCTCTTACCGGGCAAGCAAACGCCATGGGAGGAAGGGAAACGGGAGGCCTGGCCAACCTGCTCCCTGGTCATCGCTATATGGAAAACCCATCACATCGCCAAGAGGTTTCCGCTCTGTGGGAATGTGGGGAAATTTCCGAGGTAAAAGGACTCACCGCCGTGGAGCTTTTTGATGCAATA
It contains:
- a CDS encoding NarK family nitrate/nitrite MFS transporter, giving the protein MEIMNKAIRIQLLDFKSPQMRAFHVTWFAFFLCFFGWFGIAPLMAVVRDDLHLTKTQIGNTIIASVAITILFRLIIGRLCDRIGPRLAYTWLLILGSLPVMGIGLSNSYETFLLFRLAIGAIGASFVITQYHTSVMFAPNCVGTANATTAGWGNLGGGVTQMVMPLIFAAFLSLGIDKFLSWRLSMVVPGALLFLTGIGYYFLTQDAPNGNYKELREKGELPPANDGQHGSFMLAAKDYRVWALFVVYAACFGVELTINNIAALYYYDQFSLDLETAGLIASLFGLMNIFARTLGGVYSDRFAAKFGLKGRVSLLFAVLLLEGLALIVFSQMSILFTAVTSMIVFSLFVQMSEGATYGVVPFVNKKALGSVAGIVGAGGNAGAVAAGFLFRAESLSTQQGLMYLGILVVIASGFALLVRFSPEVVAEEKEALQQALAQRAVAN
- a CDS encoding alginate export family protein, which produces MLSLYKAYSFAVLLTLFCFIHVSPSRAFDLERSDIRVSGGVDIRLRNELWSTFEREGADTDRIYDFFLIRARGFIDIIWKNLTIHVMGQGVKAFNLPENGAFGPGPLYFNASDQDTGPGNFQVVEAYLHLKDIHGFYLKGGRIGILEGAEVLYGEPKIDWVIKARLSERLIGNWDWVNIGRRFDGGTAGYANKNLDLNLFGANVTFGGYDFDDGYWKDLDTVVVLGGSFTIKQDIVVPNTQFRVFNYFYFDDRTPARDLAGDDLEINTTGLSVVGAYNTGPGQVDLMLWFAFQLGNFGDLDQKALAFIAELGYQFMSAPWKPWIRAGIAYASGDGDPDDSDNGTFFNMVPTNHKWYGYADAVAFMNLINPYLQLILTPHEKVSFAVDGHLFRLASDDEFWISGSGPFNNQAFGYVFNRPVERKDIEKNLGGEIDLTLGIKPVRFLTLEIGYSHFFGGKGVDAVFDKEDQLDWFYAQATVNFSK
- a CDS encoding FAD-dependent oxidoreductase — protein: MGLNTERVVIVGNGMAGLTALQEILRKKKKNLDIVVFGDEPYPSYNRILLSEVLSGKRGFTQLTLKPRKWYEENGIRLYTGARVTEVDAGKGRVYTESGSLKSSLFDPRLDRGYPRSHGFSSPYDKLLLATGSLPSIPPIQGTEKKGVFVYRTVEDVWGMMEMARYKKRAVVIGGGLLGLEAAKALKDNGMEVTVVHLLDRLMEQQLDFTAASLLKAQLERMGIRILMERVTEEVLGNGNVTGVRFRDGETVDADLVLICTGIRPNAELGKKAGLMVNRGVVVNDYLETSNSNIYAVGECVEHRGRTYGLFDPLIEQARIVADSIAGEGELTYEGSLVSAVLKVAGINLVSIGNFLGGEGFDEVAYSDQELGLYKKVVLQNNRVVGAVLMGDVTEYRRLFKLIKEGTEVSGRRQSLLWGENTLETNVETTRRVVSTVKSEEETAVEEINGDVPLVPEEPPPHYVTDNDRQRARANKWLTKMDTPRIKSEGLEVDFERYRREGFSVIPPEDLYRLKTYGYCSQKQEGYFMRRIRVPGGEITASQLEQVAHLAEEYGGWVHLTTRHNIELHWTQVENSEKIDNALKDVGLTTRSACGHTFRNITACEQAGICEDEIIDVRPWVKIVHNYVIDNSPFLNRKLPRRLNVYFAGCGSCRAFARLNDIAFVAVWGKYQGAMIPGFEIWVGGSLGAKPHLSHKLLDFVTPEQALPAVQTITEIYTRHGYVRGNANPRLKVLIDEWGFDRFKEEFLSLFSYRSIPLEISEVLNACDLENKNNGSISEEGIYPQQQKGYYRVVVRVPLGELTSKQTLALCRLSLEYGDGRLIVTKQQNLELQWVKKEKLLKLLKALREIGLSPKGAGSILDVQACSGTTFCIWGVSDSQGTGDTLIRHIAEKKYMEDEEVRKIRIHISGCPNSCAQHQVAEIGLSGSNGKYFLYLGGHMNGDARVGTVVRSNIAPDEINLTLDTIIDLYLGMREEKESFAVFVERVGTEKLSKLLSERLDTPEAVQNRASLAEKSKIDPADSIVKEYTIRFKLNGKTTTIKVCRNEKILQKGLDEGLPLPFSCQQGSCGTCKLRVKGKFHQGQVEGITPEEIASGYALICMAEPRGDMEVEV